One part of the Plodia interpunctella isolate USDA-ARS_2022_Savannah chromosome 28, ilPloInte3.2, whole genome shotgun sequence genome encodes these proteins:
- the dia gene encoding protein diaphanous isoform X3 produces MDTIKVVGEFVRERSPFSLDTWFGRPKKPSGGPERGYDTVPRGAEPRAEDEERSAAAEYSSKINALNDDQLQRRFEEMLSDMNLSEEKKAPLRKYARDQKQKMLVAYKFVNAQEGRSKFEKPSDYVSYLNQPELSVGKLHSCLENLRIALTNNPLSWIEEFGTKGIVALLNTLNLCYVNDSRYDRVQNECIRCISAILNNTVGIRTMFECREALPVLARSLEPKKPVCALEAAKVLAAICLIPNGHEKVLEAITMAGESSQKPRFLPIVEGLDAKAPESLKNGCMQLMNAIITEPEELEFRMHLRSEFMRTGLFDLIDELRASAERARQIQMNVFDTHAAADHDEFLARFDDVRVDFNDANECFELVKNLVLDTPAEPYLLSILQHLLFIRDDELIRPAYYKLIEECITQIVLHKNGYDPDFRATQRFNIDVQPLIDGLIEKSRAEEERRIEELNSKLEAAIAARQEAEARAAQLECRLRGAGAGGLTHGNIAAIAKAIGSPGGPAPPPPPMPGGGPPPPPPMPGAKAGGPPPPPPPPLPGGAPPPAPPPPPPPPPPPGAGPPPPPMPGMGPPPPPMMGGPMVPRMPQPDVLPYGLKPKKKWEVEGPLKRANWKTIVPQKMSEKAFWIKVQEDKLASPDILSGLAMKFSSKPVAKKNEDAVDKVPTLKKVKDLKVLDGKAAQSLSILLGGSLKHMSYSHIRTCILRCDTQVLTANVLDLLIQYLPPADQLKKLSELKCNVSELTEAEQFAVTVADVKRLMPRLRSLAFREHYREIIAEVKPDIVSGTAACEEVKSSNKFAKILELLLLLGNYMNTGSNNAGAYGFEISFLTKLTSTKDLENKQTLLHYLVETIENKFPDALTFAEQMPHIDRAARVSMESLQKALKKMDSDIRALETDLNNSRVPQCADDLFHETLNSFAKEAREQCDLLNSMYRKMEALYNELAEYYVFDPQKYTLEEFFADIKTFKDSFATAHQENVVAREAAERGRRVRSAREHAERERARRYNQFVDMERAQDGVMDSLMEALQSGSAFSRERPRKKANPRAAGAERRAQLSRSRSRTGLTAAMTARELTNELLGNA; encoded by the exons ATGGATACCATAAAAGTAGTCGGTGAATTTGTCAGGGAAAGATCTCCGTTTTCG CTGGACACATGGTTCGGGAGGCCGAAGAAACCGAGCGGCGGGCCCGAGCGGGGCTACGACACGGTGCCGCGGGGGGCGGAGCCCCGGGCCGAGGATGAGGAGCGCTCAGCGGCCGCCGAGTACAGCAGCAAGATCAACGCGCTCAATGATGACCAGCTGCAGAGGCGGTTTGAGGAGATGCTC AGTGACATGAACCTCAGTGAGGAGAAGAAGGCTCCACTCAGAAAATACGCGCGTGATCAGAAGCAGAAGATGTTGGTCGCATACAAATTTGTTAATGCACAG GAGGGGCGCTCAAAGTTCGAGAAACCTTCAGACTACGTCTCGTACCTGAACCAACCGGAGCTGTCGGTGGGCAAGCTGCACAGTTGCTTGGAAAACCTTCGGATAGCGCTCACGAACAACCCTCTATCGTGGATCGAAGAGTTCGGTACCAAAGGCATTGTTGCTCTCCTCAATACGCTCAATCTCTGCTATGTCAA CGACTCCCGCTACGACCGCGTACAAAACGAGTGCATTCGATGTATATCCGCCATCTTGAACAACACAGTCGGCATTCGAACGATGTTCGAGTGTAGAGAGGCCTTACCCGTTCTGGCCAGGAGCTTGGAGCCGAAGAAACCTGTATGCGCTTTAGAGGCTGCTAAA GTCCTAGCCGCCATTTGCTTGATTCCAAATGGCCATGAGAAAGTTCTGGAAGCGATCACAATGGCGGGTGAATCGAGTCAAAAGCCGAGGTTTCTGCCCATCGTCGAGGGGTTGGACGCGAAGGCACCGGAGAGTTTGAAG AACGGCTGTATGCAACTCATGAACGCCATAATCACGGAACCTGAAGAATTAGAATTTAGAATGCATCTGCGGAGCGAGTTTATGAGAACTGGACTCTTTGATCTGATCG ACGAATTACGAGCGAGTGCGGAGCGAGCGAGACAGATACAAATGAATGTATTTGATACACACGCGGCGGCCGATCACGACGAATTCTTGGCGAGGTTCGACGACGTCCG aGTGGATTTCAACGACGCAAACGAATGCTTCGAACTAGTCAAGAATCTAGTGCTGGACACGCCAGCGGAGCCCTACCTCCTGTCGATACTGCAGCATTTGCTGTTCATCAGGGACGATGAACTTATCAG GCCAGCATACTACAAGCTGATAGAGGAATGCATAACACAAATAGTCCTGCACAAGAACGGTTACGACCCGGACTTCAGAGCCACGCAGAGGTTCAACATTGATGTGCAACCGTTGATCGATGGGCTTATAG agAAATCGAGAGCGGAAGAAGAGAGGAGAATAGAAGAGTTGAACAGTAAATTGGAAGCGGCGATCGCGGCGCGACAGGAGGCGGAGGCCCGCGCCGCGCAGCTCGAGTGTCGGCTACGCGGCGCTGGCGCTGGCGGCCTCACGCACGGGAATATAGCCGCTATCGCTAAG GCAATAGGAAGCCCCGGCGGCCCGgccccgccgccgccgcccatGCCCGGAG GAGgtccgccgccgccgcctccTATGCCGGGAG CCAAGGCAGGTGGTCCCCCGCCCCCTCCCCCGCCGCCGCTGCCGGGCGGCGCCCCTCCCCCTGCCCctcccccgcccccgcccccgcccccgccgccCGGCGCCGGGCCTCCGCCGCCGCCCATGCCCGGCATGGGCCCGCCCCCGCCGCCAATGATGGGCGGACCCATGGTACCCAGGATG cCCCAACCCGATGTGTTACCCTATGGTCTGAAACCCAAGAAGAAGTGGGAGGTGGAAGGCCCCCTAAAGAGGGCCAACTGGAAGACCATTGTGCCTCAAAAAATGTCGGAAAAAGCTTTCTGGATCAAG gTGCAAGAAGACAAGCTAGCATCGCCGGACATCCTCAGCGGGTTGGCGATGAAGTTCTCAAGCAAACCCGTCGCCAAGAAGAACGAGGATGCCGTCGATAA GGTGCCAACTCTCAAGAAAGTGAAGGATCTCAAAGTCCTAGACGGCAAAGCTGCGCAGAGTCTCTCCATACTTCTCGGCGGTTCGCTCAAACACATGTCGTATTCTCACATTAGGACGTGTATATTGCGATGTGATACACAAGTTTTGACTGCCAACGTActtgatttattaatacag TATCTCCCCCCAGCGGACCAACTTAAGAAACTATCCGAGCTGAAGTGCAACGTGTCGGAACTGACAGAAGCTGAACAGTTCGCGGTCACGGTGGCTGACGTCAAGCGGCTGATGCCTCGGCTGCGGAGTCTGGCTTTCCGGGAGCATTACAGGGAGATCATAGCCGAGGTCAAACCG GACATAGTGTCGGGGACGGCGGCATGTGAAGAAGTGAAATCTAGTAATAAATTCGCCAAAATACTAGAACTGTTGTTACTATTGGGCAACTATATGAACACGGGGTCAAATAACGCTGGCGCTTACGGCTTTGAAATCAGCTTCCTTACTAAG CTAACGTCCACAAAGGACTTggagaacaaacaaacattgctGCACTATCTGGTCGAGacgattgaaaataaattcccCGACGCGCTCACATTCGCGGAGCAGATGCCCCACATTGACag AGCGGCGCGAGTGTCAATGGAGAGCCTTCAGAAGGCGCTGAAGAAGATGGACAGCGACATCCGCGCTCTCGAGACCGACCTCAACAACTCCAGAGTGCCGCAATGTGCGGACGACCTCTTTCATGAAACTTTGAAT TCGTTCGCGAAGGAGGCGCGAGAACAGTGCGACCTCCTCAACTCGATGTACCGCAAGATGGAGGCGCTCTACAACGAGCTGGCCGAGTACTACGTGTTCGACCCACAGAAGTATACTCTGGAGGAGTTCTTCGCTGACATCAAGACTTTTAAAGACTCGTTTGCT ACGGCGCACCAAGAGAACGTGGTGGCGCGCGAGGCGGCGGAGCGCGGGCGGCGCGTGCGCAGCGCGCGCGAGCACGCCGAGCGCGAGCGCGCGCGCCGCTACAACCAGTTCGTGGACATGGAGCGCGCGCAGGACGGCGTCATGGACAG TTTAATGGAAGCGTTACAAAGCGGATCAGCGTTCAGTAGAGAGCGGCCGAGGAAGAAGGCGAACCCTAGGGCTGCGGGAG CGGAGAGGAGAGCTCAGTTGAGCAGGTCGCGGTCGCGGACGGGGTTGACGGCCGCCATGACCGCCAGGGAGCTCACAAA cGAGCTTCTGGGCAACGCGTGA
- the dia gene encoding protein diaphanous isoform X5 has translation MCGLKFCKLDTWFGRPKKPSGGPERGYDTVPRGAEPRAEDEERSAAAEYSSKINALNDDQLQRRFEEMLSDMNLSEEKKAPLRKYARDQKQKMLVAYKFVNAQEGRSKFEKPSDYVSYLNQPELSVGKLHSCLENLRIALTNNPLSWIEEFGTKGIVALLNTLNLCYVNDSRYDRVQNECIRCISAILNNTVGIRTMFECREALPVLARSLEPKKPVCALEAAKVLAAICLIPNGHEKVLEAITMAGESSQKPRFLPIVEGLDAKAPESLKNGCMQLMNAIITEPEELEFRMHLRSEFMRTGLFDLIDELRASAERARQIQMNVFDTHAAADHDEFLARFDDVRVDFNDANECFELVKNLVLDTPAEPYLLSILQHLLFIRDDELIRPAYYKLIEECITQIVLHKNGYDPDFRATQRFNIDVQPLIDGLIEKSRAEEERRIEELNSKLEAAIAARQEAEARAAQLECRLRGAGAGGLTHGNIAAIAKAIGSPGGPAPPPPPMPGGGPPPPPPMPGAKAGGPPPPPPPPLPGGAPPPAPPPPPPPPPPPGAGPPPPPMPGMGPPPPPMMGGPMVPRMPQPDVLPYGLKPKKKWEVEGPLKRANWKTIVPQKMSEKAFWIKVQEDKLASPDILSGLAMKFSSKPVAKKNEDAVDKVPTLKKVKDLKVLDGKAAQSLSILLGGSLKHMSYSHIRTCILRCDTQVLTANVLDLLIQYLPPADQLKKLSELKCNVSELTEAEQFAVTVADVKRLMPRLRSLAFREHYREIIAEVKPDIVSGTAACEEVKSSNKFAKILELLLLLGNYMNTGSNNAGAYGFEISFLTKLTSTKDLENKQTLLHYLVETIENKFPDALTFAEQMPHIDRAARVSMESLQKALKKMDSDIRALETDLNNSRVPQCADDLFHETLNSFAKEAREQCDLLNSMYRKMEALYNELAEYYVFDPQKYTLEEFFADIKTFKDSFATAHQENVVAREAAERGRRVRSAREHAERERARRYNQFVDMERAQDGVMDSLMEALQSGSAFSRERPRKKANPRAAGAERRAQLSRSRSRTGLTAAMTARELTNELLGNA, from the exons ATGTGTGGCCTTAAATTTTGTAAG CTGGACACATGGTTCGGGAGGCCGAAGAAACCGAGCGGCGGGCCCGAGCGGGGCTACGACACGGTGCCGCGGGGGGCGGAGCCCCGGGCCGAGGATGAGGAGCGCTCAGCGGCCGCCGAGTACAGCAGCAAGATCAACGCGCTCAATGATGACCAGCTGCAGAGGCGGTTTGAGGAGATGCTC AGTGACATGAACCTCAGTGAGGAGAAGAAGGCTCCACTCAGAAAATACGCGCGTGATCAGAAGCAGAAGATGTTGGTCGCATACAAATTTGTTAATGCACAG GAGGGGCGCTCAAAGTTCGAGAAACCTTCAGACTACGTCTCGTACCTGAACCAACCGGAGCTGTCGGTGGGCAAGCTGCACAGTTGCTTGGAAAACCTTCGGATAGCGCTCACGAACAACCCTCTATCGTGGATCGAAGAGTTCGGTACCAAAGGCATTGTTGCTCTCCTCAATACGCTCAATCTCTGCTATGTCAA CGACTCCCGCTACGACCGCGTACAAAACGAGTGCATTCGATGTATATCCGCCATCTTGAACAACACAGTCGGCATTCGAACGATGTTCGAGTGTAGAGAGGCCTTACCCGTTCTGGCCAGGAGCTTGGAGCCGAAGAAACCTGTATGCGCTTTAGAGGCTGCTAAA GTCCTAGCCGCCATTTGCTTGATTCCAAATGGCCATGAGAAAGTTCTGGAAGCGATCACAATGGCGGGTGAATCGAGTCAAAAGCCGAGGTTTCTGCCCATCGTCGAGGGGTTGGACGCGAAGGCACCGGAGAGTTTGAAG AACGGCTGTATGCAACTCATGAACGCCATAATCACGGAACCTGAAGAATTAGAATTTAGAATGCATCTGCGGAGCGAGTTTATGAGAACTGGACTCTTTGATCTGATCG ACGAATTACGAGCGAGTGCGGAGCGAGCGAGACAGATACAAATGAATGTATTTGATACACACGCGGCGGCCGATCACGACGAATTCTTGGCGAGGTTCGACGACGTCCG aGTGGATTTCAACGACGCAAACGAATGCTTCGAACTAGTCAAGAATCTAGTGCTGGACACGCCAGCGGAGCCCTACCTCCTGTCGATACTGCAGCATTTGCTGTTCATCAGGGACGATGAACTTATCAG GCCAGCATACTACAAGCTGATAGAGGAATGCATAACACAAATAGTCCTGCACAAGAACGGTTACGACCCGGACTTCAGAGCCACGCAGAGGTTCAACATTGATGTGCAACCGTTGATCGATGGGCTTATAG agAAATCGAGAGCGGAAGAAGAGAGGAGAATAGAAGAGTTGAACAGTAAATTGGAAGCGGCGATCGCGGCGCGACAGGAGGCGGAGGCCCGCGCCGCGCAGCTCGAGTGTCGGCTACGCGGCGCTGGCGCTGGCGGCCTCACGCACGGGAATATAGCCGCTATCGCTAAG GCAATAGGAAGCCCCGGCGGCCCGgccccgccgccgccgcccatGCCCGGAG GAGgtccgccgccgccgcctccTATGCCGGGAG CCAAGGCAGGTGGTCCCCCGCCCCCTCCCCCGCCGCCGCTGCCGGGCGGCGCCCCTCCCCCTGCCCctcccccgcccccgcccccgcccccgccgccCGGCGCCGGGCCTCCGCCGCCGCCCATGCCCGGCATGGGCCCGCCCCCGCCGCCAATGATGGGCGGACCCATGGTACCCAGGATG cCCCAACCCGATGTGTTACCCTATGGTCTGAAACCCAAGAAGAAGTGGGAGGTGGAAGGCCCCCTAAAGAGGGCCAACTGGAAGACCATTGTGCCTCAAAAAATGTCGGAAAAAGCTTTCTGGATCAAG gTGCAAGAAGACAAGCTAGCATCGCCGGACATCCTCAGCGGGTTGGCGATGAAGTTCTCAAGCAAACCCGTCGCCAAGAAGAACGAGGATGCCGTCGATAA GGTGCCAACTCTCAAGAAAGTGAAGGATCTCAAAGTCCTAGACGGCAAAGCTGCGCAGAGTCTCTCCATACTTCTCGGCGGTTCGCTCAAACACATGTCGTATTCTCACATTAGGACGTGTATATTGCGATGTGATACACAAGTTTTGACTGCCAACGTActtgatttattaatacag TATCTCCCCCCAGCGGACCAACTTAAGAAACTATCCGAGCTGAAGTGCAACGTGTCGGAACTGACAGAAGCTGAACAGTTCGCGGTCACGGTGGCTGACGTCAAGCGGCTGATGCCTCGGCTGCGGAGTCTGGCTTTCCGGGAGCATTACAGGGAGATCATAGCCGAGGTCAAACCG GACATAGTGTCGGGGACGGCGGCATGTGAAGAAGTGAAATCTAGTAATAAATTCGCCAAAATACTAGAACTGTTGTTACTATTGGGCAACTATATGAACACGGGGTCAAATAACGCTGGCGCTTACGGCTTTGAAATCAGCTTCCTTACTAAG CTAACGTCCACAAAGGACTTggagaacaaacaaacattgctGCACTATCTGGTCGAGacgattgaaaataaattcccCGACGCGCTCACATTCGCGGAGCAGATGCCCCACATTGACag AGCGGCGCGAGTGTCAATGGAGAGCCTTCAGAAGGCGCTGAAGAAGATGGACAGCGACATCCGCGCTCTCGAGACCGACCTCAACAACTCCAGAGTGCCGCAATGTGCGGACGACCTCTTTCATGAAACTTTGAAT TCGTTCGCGAAGGAGGCGCGAGAACAGTGCGACCTCCTCAACTCGATGTACCGCAAGATGGAGGCGCTCTACAACGAGCTGGCCGAGTACTACGTGTTCGACCCACAGAAGTATACTCTGGAGGAGTTCTTCGCTGACATCAAGACTTTTAAAGACTCGTTTGCT ACGGCGCACCAAGAGAACGTGGTGGCGCGCGAGGCGGCGGAGCGCGGGCGGCGCGTGCGCAGCGCGCGCGAGCACGCCGAGCGCGAGCGCGCGCGCCGCTACAACCAGTTCGTGGACATGGAGCGCGCGCAGGACGGCGTCATGGACAG TTTAATGGAAGCGTTACAAAGCGGATCAGCGTTCAGTAGAGAGCGGCCGAGGAAGAAGGCGAACCCTAGGGCTGCGGGAG CGGAGAGGAGAGCTCAGTTGAGCAGGTCGCGGTCGCGGACGGGGTTGACGGCCGCCATGACCGCCAGGGAGCTCACAAA cGAGCTTCTGGGCAACGCGTGA
- the dia gene encoding protein diaphanous isoform X2 produces the protein MVHLNVNEKTMSRHEKAKSGFLDTWFGRPKKPSGGPERGYDTVPRGAEPRAEDEERSAAAEYSSKINALNDDQLQRRFEEMLSDMNLSEEKKAPLRKYARDQKQKMLVAYKFVNAQEGRSKFEKPSDYVSYLNQPELSVGKLHSCLENLRIALTNNPLSWIEEFGTKGIVALLNTLNLCYVNDSRYDRVQNECIRCISAILNNTVGIRTMFECREALPVLARSLEPKKPVCALEAAKVLAAICLIPNGHEKVLEAITMAGESSQKPRFLPIVEGLDAKAPESLKNGCMQLMNAIITEPEELEFRMHLRSEFMRTGLFDLIDELRASAERARQIQMNVFDTHAAADHDEFLARFDDVRVDFNDANECFELVKNLVLDTPAEPYLLSILQHLLFIRDDELIRPAYYKLIEECITQIVLHKNGYDPDFRATQRFNIDVQPLIDGLIEKSRAEEERRIEELNSKLEAAIAARQEAEARAAQLECRLRGAGAGGLTHGNIAAIAKAIGSPGGPAPPPPPMPGGGPPPPPPMPGAKAGGPPPPPPPPLPGGAPPPAPPPPPPPPPPPGAGPPPPPMPGMGPPPPPMMGGPMVPRMPQPDVLPYGLKPKKKWEVEGPLKRANWKTIVPQKMSEKAFWIKVQEDKLASPDILSGLAMKFSSKPVAKKNEDAVDKVPTLKKVKDLKVLDGKAAQSLSILLGGSLKHMSYSHIRTCILRCDTQVLTANVLDLLIQYLPPADQLKKLSELKCNVSELTEAEQFAVTVADVKRLMPRLRSLAFREHYREIIAEVKPDIVSGTAACEEVKSSNKFAKILELLLLLGNYMNTGSNNAGAYGFEISFLTKLTSTKDLENKQTLLHYLVETIENKFPDALTFAEQMPHIDRAARVSMESLQKALKKMDSDIRALETDLNNSRVPQCADDLFHETLNSFAKEAREQCDLLNSMYRKMEALYNELAEYYVFDPQKYTLEEFFADIKTFKDSFATAHQENVVAREAAERGRRVRSAREHAERERARRYNQFVDMERAQDGVMDSLMEALQSGSAFSRERPRKKANPRAAGAERRAQLSRSRSRTGLTAAMTARELTNELLGNA, from the exons CTGGACACATGGTTCGGGAGGCCGAAGAAACCGAGCGGCGGGCCCGAGCGGGGCTACGACACGGTGCCGCGGGGGGCGGAGCCCCGGGCCGAGGATGAGGAGCGCTCAGCGGCCGCCGAGTACAGCAGCAAGATCAACGCGCTCAATGATGACCAGCTGCAGAGGCGGTTTGAGGAGATGCTC AGTGACATGAACCTCAGTGAGGAGAAGAAGGCTCCACTCAGAAAATACGCGCGTGATCAGAAGCAGAAGATGTTGGTCGCATACAAATTTGTTAATGCACAG GAGGGGCGCTCAAAGTTCGAGAAACCTTCAGACTACGTCTCGTACCTGAACCAACCGGAGCTGTCGGTGGGCAAGCTGCACAGTTGCTTGGAAAACCTTCGGATAGCGCTCACGAACAACCCTCTATCGTGGATCGAAGAGTTCGGTACCAAAGGCATTGTTGCTCTCCTCAATACGCTCAATCTCTGCTATGTCAA CGACTCCCGCTACGACCGCGTACAAAACGAGTGCATTCGATGTATATCCGCCATCTTGAACAACACAGTCGGCATTCGAACGATGTTCGAGTGTAGAGAGGCCTTACCCGTTCTGGCCAGGAGCTTGGAGCCGAAGAAACCTGTATGCGCTTTAGAGGCTGCTAAA GTCCTAGCCGCCATTTGCTTGATTCCAAATGGCCATGAGAAAGTTCTGGAAGCGATCACAATGGCGGGTGAATCGAGTCAAAAGCCGAGGTTTCTGCCCATCGTCGAGGGGTTGGACGCGAAGGCACCGGAGAGTTTGAAG AACGGCTGTATGCAACTCATGAACGCCATAATCACGGAACCTGAAGAATTAGAATTTAGAATGCATCTGCGGAGCGAGTTTATGAGAACTGGACTCTTTGATCTGATCG ACGAATTACGAGCGAGTGCGGAGCGAGCGAGACAGATACAAATGAATGTATTTGATACACACGCGGCGGCCGATCACGACGAATTCTTGGCGAGGTTCGACGACGTCCG aGTGGATTTCAACGACGCAAACGAATGCTTCGAACTAGTCAAGAATCTAGTGCTGGACACGCCAGCGGAGCCCTACCTCCTGTCGATACTGCAGCATTTGCTGTTCATCAGGGACGATGAACTTATCAG GCCAGCATACTACAAGCTGATAGAGGAATGCATAACACAAATAGTCCTGCACAAGAACGGTTACGACCCGGACTTCAGAGCCACGCAGAGGTTCAACATTGATGTGCAACCGTTGATCGATGGGCTTATAG agAAATCGAGAGCGGAAGAAGAGAGGAGAATAGAAGAGTTGAACAGTAAATTGGAAGCGGCGATCGCGGCGCGACAGGAGGCGGAGGCCCGCGCCGCGCAGCTCGAGTGTCGGCTACGCGGCGCTGGCGCTGGCGGCCTCACGCACGGGAATATAGCCGCTATCGCTAAG GCAATAGGAAGCCCCGGCGGCCCGgccccgccgccgccgcccatGCCCGGAG GAGgtccgccgccgccgcctccTATGCCGGGAG CCAAGGCAGGTGGTCCCCCGCCCCCTCCCCCGCCGCCGCTGCCGGGCGGCGCCCCTCCCCCTGCCCctcccccgcccccgcccccgcccccgccgccCGGCGCCGGGCCTCCGCCGCCGCCCATGCCCGGCATGGGCCCGCCCCCGCCGCCAATGATGGGCGGACCCATGGTACCCAGGATG cCCCAACCCGATGTGTTACCCTATGGTCTGAAACCCAAGAAGAAGTGGGAGGTGGAAGGCCCCCTAAAGAGGGCCAACTGGAAGACCATTGTGCCTCAAAAAATGTCGGAAAAAGCTTTCTGGATCAAG gTGCAAGAAGACAAGCTAGCATCGCCGGACATCCTCAGCGGGTTGGCGATGAAGTTCTCAAGCAAACCCGTCGCCAAGAAGAACGAGGATGCCGTCGATAA GGTGCCAACTCTCAAGAAAGTGAAGGATCTCAAAGTCCTAGACGGCAAAGCTGCGCAGAGTCTCTCCATACTTCTCGGCGGTTCGCTCAAACACATGTCGTATTCTCACATTAGGACGTGTATATTGCGATGTGATACACAAGTTTTGACTGCCAACGTActtgatttattaatacag TATCTCCCCCCAGCGGACCAACTTAAGAAACTATCCGAGCTGAAGTGCAACGTGTCGGAACTGACAGAAGCTGAACAGTTCGCGGTCACGGTGGCTGACGTCAAGCGGCTGATGCCTCGGCTGCGGAGTCTGGCTTTCCGGGAGCATTACAGGGAGATCATAGCCGAGGTCAAACCG GACATAGTGTCGGGGACGGCGGCATGTGAAGAAGTGAAATCTAGTAATAAATTCGCCAAAATACTAGAACTGTTGTTACTATTGGGCAACTATATGAACACGGGGTCAAATAACGCTGGCGCTTACGGCTTTGAAATCAGCTTCCTTACTAAG CTAACGTCCACAAAGGACTTggagaacaaacaaacattgctGCACTATCTGGTCGAGacgattgaaaataaattcccCGACGCGCTCACATTCGCGGAGCAGATGCCCCACATTGACag AGCGGCGCGAGTGTCAATGGAGAGCCTTCAGAAGGCGCTGAAGAAGATGGACAGCGACATCCGCGCTCTCGAGACCGACCTCAACAACTCCAGAGTGCCGCAATGTGCGGACGACCTCTTTCATGAAACTTTGAAT TCGTTCGCGAAGGAGGCGCGAGAACAGTGCGACCTCCTCAACTCGATGTACCGCAAGATGGAGGCGCTCTACAACGAGCTGGCCGAGTACTACGTGTTCGACCCACAGAAGTATACTCTGGAGGAGTTCTTCGCTGACATCAAGACTTTTAAAGACTCGTTTGCT ACGGCGCACCAAGAGAACGTGGTGGCGCGCGAGGCGGCGGAGCGCGGGCGGCGCGTGCGCAGCGCGCGCGAGCACGCCGAGCGCGAGCGCGCGCGCCGCTACAACCAGTTCGTGGACATGGAGCGCGCGCAGGACGGCGTCATGGACAG TTTAATGGAAGCGTTACAAAGCGGATCAGCGTTCAGTAGAGAGCGGCCGAGGAAGAAGGCGAACCCTAGGGCTGCGGGAG CGGAGAGGAGAGCTCAGTTGAGCAGGTCGCGGTCGCGGACGGGGTTGACGGCCGCCATGACCGCCAGGGAGCTCACAAA cGAGCTTCTGGGCAACGCGTGA